Proteins from one Erpetoichthys calabaricus chromosome 11, fErpCal1.3, whole genome shotgun sequence genomic window:
- the lrrc4ba gene encoding LOW QUALITY PROTEIN: leucine-rich repeat-containing protein 4B (The sequence of the model RefSeq protein was modified relative to this genomic sequence to represent the inferred CDS: deleted 1 base in 1 codon), translating to MVGASPCPSPCSCSKPGKSCDLHPRDLQEVPESISVNTRYLNLQEDSHQVIRTDTFKHLRHLEILQLSKNMIRTIEVGAFNGLPNLNTLELFDNKLTLVPTHAFEYLSKLRELWLRNNPIESIPSYAFNRVPSLRRLDLGELKKLEYISEAAFEGLVNLRYLNLGMCGLKDIPNLTPLVRLEELELSGNRLEIIRPGSFQGLVALRKLWLMHAQVSVIERNAFDDLKNLEELNLSHNNLHSLPHDLFTPLHRLERVHLNHNPWICNCDVLWLSWWLKETVPSNTTCCARCHAPPLLKGRYIGELDQSHFTCYAPVIVEPPTDLNVTEGMAAELKCRTGTTMTSVNWLTPNGTLMTHGSYRVRISVLHDGTLNFTNVTVQDAGQYTCMVTNSAGNTTASAVLNVSAADSGSSFSYFTTVTVETESNAREGAVRQDTNESTVRFSRPTPSESWEGWGPTSATTTSPRSTRSNERAFTVPITVVTESFSGLDDVMKTTKIIIGCFVAITFMAAVMLVVFYKLRKQHQLHKHHGPARAIEIVNVEDELTGGATAGGGSVGGISGGTGLLHGSGGTLRLQSSHSQEGNVMTLPSIARSDHLNHYYKAHFNNNILSSRSSALSGGLTSNLLSSSSANTNPLTSPSLILQGPKSNSVTLNSIHEPLLFKSSSKENVQETQI from the exons TGGGGGCTTCGCCATGTCCCTCCCCTTGCAGCTGTTCCAAACCAGGCAAGTCGTGTGATTTGCACCCCCGAGATCTACAGGAAGTGCCTGAGAGTATCTCTGTCAACACACGG TACTTGAACCTACAGGAGGA TTCCCATCAGGTAATTCGGACAGATACCTTCAAACACTTGCGGCACTTGGAGATTCTGCAACTGTCAAAGAACATGATCCGAACTATTGAAGTAGGTGCATTCAATGGCCTGCCCAATCTCAACACCCTTGAACTCTTTGACAATAAACTAACGCTGGTGCCCACGCATGCATTTGAGTATCTGTCTAAGCTGCGGGAATTGTGGCTGAGAAACAATCCCATTGAAAGCATCCCATCGTACGCTTTCAACCGCGTGCCATCACTGCGGCGTCTGGACCTGGGCGAGCTTAAGAAGCTGGAGTATATTTCAGAAGCTGCCTTTGAGGGTCTAGTCAATCTACGATATCTGAACCTTGGCATGTGTGGACTTAAGGACATTCCCAACCTCACACCTCTTGTGCGACTTGAAGAGCTGGAATTATCTGGGAATCGGCTAGAAATTATTCGTCCCGGATCCTTTCAGGGGCTTGTGGCACTGCGCAAACTCTGGCTGATGCATGCACAGGTATCAGTCATAGAACGAAATGCCTTTGATGATCTCAAAAACCTGGAGGAACTGAACCTTTCCCACAACAACTTGCATTCTCTTCCCCACGATCTATTCACACCACTTCACCGCCTGGAAAGGGTGCATCTCAACCATAACCCTTGGATCTGCAATTGTGATGTGCTGTGGCTTAGCTGGTGGCTGAAGGAGACAGTGCCAAGTAATACTACCTGTTGTGCCCGTTGCCACGCCCCTCCGCTTTTGAAAGGAAGATACATTGGTGAATTGGACCAGAGTCACTTTACTTGCTATGCCCCAGTGATTGTCGAACCACCTACAGACCTGAATGTAACTGAGGGCATGGCAGCAGAATTAAAATGTCGAACGGGAACAACAATGACATCTGTAAACTGGTTGACCCCAAATGGGACCCTGATGACTCATGGGTCATATCGGGTGAGAATCTCTGTGCTGCATGATGGGACTCTTAACTTCACCAACGTGACAGTGCAGGACGCAGGCCAGTACACTTGCATGGTGACCAACTCAGCAGGCAACACAACTGCCTCAGCTGTGCTGAATGTTTCAGCCGCTGATTCTGGCAGTAGTTTTAGTTACTTCACCACAGTCACTGTTGAGACGGAGTCAAATGCGAGGGAGGGTGCTGTACGACAGGACACAAATGAGTCCACTGTACGATTTAGTAGACCCACCCCCTCTGAGAGCTGGGAAGGCTGGGGTCCAACTTCTGCAACAACCACATCACCCCGCTCTACACGATCGAATGAACGGGCTTTCACTGTGCCCATAACAGTAGTGACAGAGAGTTTTTCAGGCTTGGATGATGTGATGAAAACCACCAAGATCATTATTGGCTGTTTTGTGGCCATCACTTTTATGGCAGCTGTGATGCTGGTGGTCTTTTACAAACTCCGAAAGCAGCACCAGTTACATAAGCATCATGGGCCTGCACGAGCCATTGAGATTGTCAATGTGGAGGATGAGCTTACAGGAGGTGCGACTGCTGGAGGAGGCAGTGTGGGGGGCATTTCTGGGGGCACGGGACTCTTACATGGAAGCGGCGGCACCCtcagacttcagtcttcacattcCCAAGAGGGCAATGTGATGACCTTGCCTTCCATTGCACGTTCTGATCACCTCAATCACTACTACAAGGCCCATTTTAACAATAACATCCTCTCTAGTCGCAGCAGTGCTCTCTCAGGGGGCTTGACCTCAAACCTGCTGTCATCATCTTCAGCCAACACCAATCCACTCACCTCCCCTTCCCTCATCCTCCAGGGACCGAAGAGCAACTCAGTGACATTGAACTCCATTCATGAGCCCTTGCTCTTCAAGAGCAGCTCCAAGGAGAATGTCCAGGAAACTCAAATTTAG